In Erigeron canadensis isolate Cc75 chromosome 6, C_canadensis_v1, whole genome shotgun sequence, the following are encoded in one genomic region:
- the LOC122604669 gene encoding uncharacterized protein LOC122604669 → MRKGDFRACKDCKVLPKEGCHSQHKLLILDLFLSRRATKLEKVVKPRILWKNLMGEAAETFRSMTSTRFALEIQNGPHMDADELWTHLAKGMKETAKAVLRETRGTGSQRKGGRESWWISEEVQTKVATKLSCFKELIRSKQYGTNEDWSLARQRYYKAKKEAKNIVAIAKERAYEELYRKLDTKEGKNDIFRIAKARERKRRDLGDVIYIKDESGRSIVKVEDIRKRWEEYFAIMFNRRESRRSEGGIDHGTHSDICCYDDDTPRISQEEVRFALKKMGRNKATGPDQIPIEAWRCLGDVGISLLTSLFNKIWTSAKMPEEWRLSEVIPIYKNKGDVQSCSNYRGIKFLSHTMKL, encoded by the coding sequence ATGCGTAAAGGTGACTTCAGGGCTTGTAAAGATTGCAAGGTCCTCCCTAAAGAGGGTTGCCACTCCCAACATAAACTGTTGATTTTGGATTTATTCTTGAGTAGACGAGCAACCAAGTTAGAGAAGGTTGTAAAGCCAAGAATCCTTTGGAAAAACCTTATGGGTGAAGCAGCAGAGACGTTTAGATCGATGACCAGCACGAGGTTCGCATTAGAGATCCAAAACGGCCCGCATATGGATGCTGATGAGTTGTGGACACACTTGGCAAAGGGTATGAAGGAGACGGCAAAGGCGGTACTAAGGGAAACAAGAGGGACAGGTAGTCAGCGTAAAGGGGGTAGAGAATCTTGGTGGATCAGTGAAGAGGTCCAGACCAAGGTTGCCACAAAACTTAGTTGCTTTAAAGAGCTTATCAGGAGCAAGCAATACGGGACAAATGAGGACTGGTCCTTGGCTAGGCAGAGATACTACAAAGCCAAGAAAGAAGCAAAGAATATTGTAGCTATAGCAAAAGAAAGAGCGTACGAAGAACTGTATAGGAAACTAGACACCAAGGAAGGCAAAAACGATATATTCAGAATTGCTAAAGCAAGGGAGAGAAAACGTAGGGATTTAGGAGACGTCATCTATATTAAGGATGAAAGCGGACGGAGCATTGTGAAAGTGGAAGACATAAGGAAAAGATGGGAAGAGTACTTCGCCATCATGTTTAATAGGAGAGAGTCAAGGCGAAGTGAAGGAGGAATCGATCACGGTACCCATTCAGACATTTGTTGTTATGACGACGATACTCCGAGGATCAGCCAAGAGGAAGTAAGGTTCGCTCTAAAGAAGATGGGGAGAAACAAAGCAACAGGTCCAGACCAGATTCCTATCGAGGCATGGAGATGTTTGGGAGACGTGGGGATAAGCTTGCTGACAAGCCTTTTCAACAAGATTTGGACAAGTGCAAAAATGCCAGAAGAATGGAGACTTAGCGAGGTCATACCTATCTATAAGAACAAGGGGGACGTGCAGAGTTGTAGCAACTATAGGGGCATTAAATTCCTAAGTCATACCATGAAGCTATAG
- the LOC122604670 gene encoding DEAD-box ATP-dependent RNA helicase 52B-like: MFIDVDFGGVVNETIRHICKYSQPTPIQRHAIPVLMGGRDLMACAQTGSGKTAAFCLPIISGMLKDVSKRSPEEVMYPLALILSPTRELCFQIYEEAKKFSYQTSLKVCIACGGEPKSLQLKSFESGLDILVATPGRLIDFCEASKVSLKMIKYMVIDEADRMLDMGFEPQIRKIVEHTENPRVGRRQTMLFSATLPKKVQTLALAFLSDHVFISVGRAGSSTHLIIQELMLVEDNEKPQRLKELLDYQIANGNLGKTALVLIFVATKRGANALECWLNSNGFSAVSLHGDKCQRERERALASFKMGLTPILVATDLASRGLDVAGIAQVVNYDLPRDIDTYVQRIGRTGRAGKRGLATSFFTSKNSCIAKALSELLKECHQDAPNWLYQYAKRYMSFRTADYLRISRGYEYSVST, from the exons ATGTTCATTGATGTGGATTTTGGTGGTGTTGTCAACGAGACTATAAGACATATATGTAAGTATTCGCAACCAACACCTATTCAAAGGCATGCAATTCCTGTTTTAATGGGGGGGCGCGACTTAATGGCTTGTGCTCAGACTGGAAGTGGTAAAACAGCAGCGTTCTGTTTACCCATAATATCTGGGATGTTGAAAGACGTCTCGAAAAGATCTCCAGAAGAGGTCATGTATCCTCTTGCTCTTATTTTGTCTCCCACGCGAGAACTTTGCTTTCag ATATATGAAGAAGCTAAAAAGTTCTCTTACCAAACTAGCTTAAAAGTTTGCATTGCTTGCGGAGGTGAACCAAAATCCCTTCAG CTTAAAAGCTTTGAGAGCGGTTTGGATATACTAGTTGCCACTCCAGGAAGACTGATTGACTTTTGTGAAGCATCAAAAGTTTCACTGAAAATGATAAAATACATGGTCATAGATGAAGCTGATCGTATGTTAGATATGGGATTTGAACCTCAAATCAGAAAGATTGTGGAGCACACTGAAAATCCTAGAGTCGGTCGAAGACAAACAATGTTGTTCAGTGCAACATTGCCTAAAAAAGTTCAG ACACTTGCTTTGGCTTTTCTTTCAGACCATGTTTTCATTTCTGTTGGAAGAGCCGGTTCAAGTACACATCTGATTATACAAGAACTAATGCTCGTTGAGGATAATGAGAAACCACAGCGCTTAAAAGAGCTTCTTGATTATCAGATTGCTAATGGAAATTTAGGAAAG ACTGCACTGGTTTTGATCTTTGTGGCGACAAAGAGAGGTGCAAATGCACTCGAATGTTGGCTTAACAGCAACGGGTTTTCTGCTGTGTCTTTACATGGGGACAAATGTCAAAGG GAAAGAGAAAGGGCGCTAGCATCTTTTAAAATGGGTTTGACGCCGATTCTGGTGGCTACTGACCTGGCATCAAGAGGTCTTGATGTTGCTGGTATTGCACAGGTTGTGAACTACGACCTGCCGCGGGATATTGATACTTATGTCCAAAGAATCGGCAGGACTGGGCGTGCTGGAAAAAGAGGACTGGCAACGTCTTTTTTCACATCGAAGAACTCGTGCATTGCTAAAGCACTGTCTGAGCTTTTAAAGGAATGTCATCAAGATGCACCAAATTGGCTTTATCAGTATGCTAAGAGGTACATGTCTTTTAGGACTGCTGATTATCTTCGCATTTCGCGTGGCTATGAGTACTCTGTCTCTACATGA
- the LOC122604671 gene encoding DEAD-box ATP-dependent RNA helicase 52B-like: protein MRLSYADVVAKPPRPRPTSIESHRRFITNTSYVQNLEQCDTPININANEETEFPDKIKDGGLDLSVVVTGPDVPSPIVNFTDVDFSPTIIKNIRKAYVCPTPIQRHAIPVIMAGHDIMACAQTGSGKTAAFCFPIISGVLKEFRRVPERLEKVACPLALILSPTRELCCQIFEVSKNFCNQTGVKVAAAYGGEPKSLQLKSFESGVDILVATPGRLIDFCELSKVSLKMIKYMVIDEADLMLHMGFEPQIRKIVEHTEIPRVGRRQTMLFCATLPYKVQTLASAFLSDHVFISVGRGGSSTHLIIQELMLVEDNEKPQRLKELLDYPIANGNLGKTALVLIFVATKKGAYSLECWLNCNGFSAVSLHGDKCQMERERALASFKMGLTPILVATDLASRGLDVAGIAQVVNYDLPRDIDTYVQRIGRTGRAGKGGRATSFFTSKNLCLAKALSALLKECHQDAPNWLYKYAERYMCLNDHHLDFNKSLKIVMRYLVTLRN from the exons aTGAGGTTATCATACGCTGACGTCGTTGCTAAACCCCCTCGTCCCCGACCCACATCCATTGAATCCCACCGCCGTTTCATCACCAACACTAGTTACGTTCAGAATCTTGAACAATGTGATACCCCAATAAACATTAACGCAAATGAAGAAACCGAATTTCCagataaaataaaagatggtgGGTTAGATTTATCAGTCGTTGTAACCGGGCCGGATGTACCCAGTCCGATAGTCAATTTTACAGATGTCGATTTTAGTCCGACTATTATCAAGAACATAAGGAAAGCTTATGTCTGTCCCACTCCGATTCAGAGACATGCGATTCCGGTAATAATGGCTGGCCATGATATAATGGCTTGTGCTCAGACGGGAAGTGGGAAAACGGCCGCATTTTGTTTTCCGATTATTTCTGGGGTGTTGAAAGAATTCCGGAGAGTGCCCGAACGGCTGGAGAAGGTTGCTTGCCCTCTTGCGCTAATTCTTTCGCCAACCAGGGAGCTATGTTGTCag ATATTTGAAGTATCGAAAAACTTCTGCAATCAAACTGGTGTAAAAGTTGCTGCTGCTTATGGAGGTGAACCAAAATCCCTTCAG CTTAAAAGCTTTGAGAGCGGTGTGGATATACTAGTTGCCACTCCCGGAAGATTGATTGATTTTTGTGAATTATCAAAAGTTTCACTGAAAATGATAAAATACATGGTCATAGATGAAGCTGATCTTATGTTACATATGGGATTTGAACCTCAAATCAGAAAGATTGTGGAGCATACTGAAATTCCTAGAGTCGGTCGAAGACAAACCATGTTGTTCTGTGCAACATTGCCTTACAAAGTTCAG ACACTTGCATCGGCTTTTCTTTCAGACCATGTTTTCATTTCTGTTGGAAGAGGCGGTTCAAGTACACATCTGATTATACAAGAACTAATGCTGGTTGAGGATAATGAGAAACCACAGCGCTTAAAAGAGCTTCTTGATTATCCGATTGCTAATGGAAATTTAGGAAAG ACTGCACTGGTTTTGATCTTTGTGGCGACAAAGAAAGGTGCATATTCACTCGAATGTTGGCTTAACTGCAACGGGTTTTCTGCTGTGTCTTTACATGGGGATAAATGTCAAATG GAAAGAGAAAGGGCGCTAGCATCTTTTAAAATGGGTTTGACGCCAATTCTGGTGGCTACTGACCTGGCATCAAGAGGTCTTGATGTTGCTGGTATTGCACAGGTTGTGAACTATGACCTGCCGCGGGATATTGATACTTATGTCCAAAGAATTGGCAGGACTGGGCGTGCTGGAAAAGGCGGACGGGCAACGTCTTTTTTCACATCTAAGAACTTGTGCCTAGCTAAAGCACTTTCTGCGCTTTTAAAGGAATGTCATCAAGATGCACCAAATTGGCTTTATAAGTATGCTGAGAGATACATGTGTTTGAATGACCATCATCTTGATTTTAACAAGAGTCTGAAG ATTGTGATGCGATATCTTGTGACACTAAGGAACTAA
- the LOC122604672 gene encoding vicilin-like seed storage protein At2g18540 has translation MRPDPSSVCLVFFACCVVSLVSCFSHAIAAAAFGGAVIGDYRVPVNDGLTVRKDGRWTLMSTEFGKISAVKINDGKDGGCYHIRFITLEPQSLFLPVQLFSEMVLYVNAGNGTLSWIDVGKDDHELQEITLQKGDIFRLQPQTVFYIQNTLKSEDPKKLQIYAVFSDSESELQSKQFTKAYAGVQDLVLGFDNKVLQATLNVSGEVMKELRGGEGQTLIVQGQAPEANNSMSEVVSHPFTRAFLGINHNNGLFDFLNKKKKDKKKDKKKKDKKREDKRSNNIFEADHDIETPNGWSVTLNHKQLDAFQDSDFGVFMVNITKGSMMAPHWNPKSVEIAIVLQGEGMVQVVCPMVPDETLCKNSRFKVEEGDVFVVPRYHQMAQMSFNNDSFVFMGFKMTPEDNPTLDQFLTGKTSVLQTLDKTMLAKSFHISNTTLMDEVLSAEKESILIECASCAEDEERLMEEEREGGWSEWQKMEAESELARRQEAELLKRLKEQEEAAAKVRRPEVEIGTYVRQCKCTCMCNV, from the exons atgagGCCTGATCCTTCTTCAGTCTGTCTAGTATTCTTTGCATGCTGTGTAGTATCTCTTGTTTCTTGTTTCTCCCATGCAATTGCAGCAGCAGCTTTTGGTGGTGCTGTCATCGGCGATTATAGAGTGCCCGTGAATGATGGACTTACCGTAAGGAAAGATGGGAGGTGGACGTTAATGTCGACAGAGTTTGGTAAAATATCGGCCGTTAAGATCAACGATGGCAAAGATGGAGGGTGTTACCACATTCGGTTTATCACCTTGGAACCTCAATCGCTTTTTCTTCCTGTTCAACTTTTTTCAGAAATGGTTTTATATGTCAATGCAG GAAATGGAACCCTGAGTTGGATCGACGTTGGTAAAGATGACCATGAACTCCAGGAAATAACGTTGCAGAAGGGTGACATTTTCAGGCTACAACCCCAAACTGTTTTTTACATACAAAACACCTTAAAGTCCGAAGACCCCAAGAAGCTTCAGATTTATGCAGTCTTTTCAGATTCAGAAAGCGAATTACAA AGCAAACAATTTACCAAGGCATACGCCGGAGTTCAAGATCTCGTGCTGGGGTTTGACAACAAAGTCCTTCAAGCAACACTCAAT GTGTCTGGAGAAGTGATGAAAGAACTAAGAGGAGGAGAAGGGCAAACATTGATTGTGCAAGGACAGGCGCCCGAAGCAAACAATTCCATGTCGGAAGTTGTTTCTCATCCCTTTACTAGAGCCTTCCTAGGAATCAATCACAACAACGGCCTTTTCGACTTCttaaacaaaaagaagaaagacaaaaaaaaggataagaagaaaaaagataaaaagaggGAAGATAAGAGGTCAAACAATATTTTCGAGGCAGATCATGATATTGAAACTCCTAATGGTTGGAGTGTAACCCTGAACCATAAACAGTTAGATGCATTCCAAGACTCTGATTTTGGTGTTTTCATGGTGAATATAACTAAG GGATCAATGATGGCACCACATTGGAACCCAAAAAGTGTGGAAATAGCGATTGTATTGCAAGGAGAAGGAATGGTTCAAGTAGTTTGTCCAATGGTTCCAGATGAAACACTTTGCAAAAACTCGAGGTTTAAAGTTGAAGAAGGTGATGTGTTTGTAGTGCCACGGTATCATCAGATGGCTCAAATGTCCTTCAACAACGACTCTTTCGTTTTCATGGGGTTCAAGATGACACCAGAGGACAACCCTACTCTTGATCAATTCCTAACAGGAAAGACTTCGGTTCTCCAAACGCTGGATAAAACAATGTTGGCTAAGTCTTTCCACATTAGTAACACGACGCTAATGGATGAAGTTTTATCGGCTGAAAAAGAATCCATCCTCATAGAATGTGCATCGTGTGCGGAGGATGAAGAAAGGTTGATGGAAGAAGAAAGGGAGGGCGGATGGAGCGAGTGGCAAAAGATGGAAGCCGAAAGTGAGTTAGCTAGACGTCAAGAGGCAGAGTTGCTAAAGAGGCTGAAAGAACAAGAGGAAGCCGCGGCTAAGGTAAGAAGACCGGAGGTGGAAATTGGGACCTATGTTCGACAATGTAAGTGCACTTGTATGTGCAATGTTTGA
- the LOC122604673 gene encoding vicilin-like seed storage protein At2g18540 → MRTKSISICFVLFLVPLFLEFPHVTTAVRVGGGEQQVPVWDGPAVKKDERTSLVTNEFGEISAVKISDSKNGFYYLHFITMNPRSLFLPTYLHSEMLFYVDSGNGTLSWMNAEKGDKLQQLPLQRGVIHRLESETIFYIQNDAQSTDQSEYGYGYTTQILRIYAIFPGSETELQV, encoded by the exons atgaGAACAAAGTCTATTTCAATTTGTTTTGTACTCTTTCTAGTGCCACTTTTTCTCGAATTTCCCCATGTAACAACGGCTGTACGCGTTGGTGGTGGTGAGCAACAGGTACCGGTGTGGGACGGGCCAGCGGTTAAGAAAGACGAGAGGACGAGTTTGGTGACGAATGAGTTTGGCGAAATCTCGGCTGTTAAGATTAGTGATAGCAAGAATGGGTTTTATTACCTCCATTTTATAACCATGAACCCTCGGTCTCTTTTTTTGCCTACTTATCTTCACTCGGAAATGCTTTTCTATGTGGACTCAG GCAATGGAACCTTGAGTTGGATGAATGCGGAAAAAGGCGATAAGCTCCAACAATTACCATTGCAGAGGGGAGTCATTCACAGACTTGAATCTGAAACTATTTTCTACATACAAAACGATGCGCAGTCTACTGATCAGTCTGAATATGGCTATGGCTACACGACCCAAATACTTCGGATTTATGCCATTTTCCCCGGTTCAGAGACGGAGTTACAAGTATGA